One genomic segment of Capricornis sumatraensis isolate serow.1 chromosome X, serow.2, whole genome shotgun sequence includes these proteins:
- the PDZD4 gene encoding PDZ domain-containing protein 4 isoform X1 produces the protein MGCNMCVVQKPEEQYKVMLQVNGKELSKLSQEQTLEALRASKEPLVIQVLRRSPRLRGDGSCHDLQLVDSGTQTDITFEHIMALGKLRPPTPPMVILEPFVPSELPPISHEYYDPAEFMEGGPQEADRMDELEYEEVELYKSSHRDKLGLMVCYRTDEEEDLGIYVGEVNPNSIAAKDGRIREGDRIIQINGVDVQNREEAVAILSQEENTNISLLVARPESQLAKRWKDSDRDDFLDDFGSENEDDLRARKLKSPPAQQLGHEEEKGAPEAGPGLHNSQELDSGVGRTDESTRNEESSEHDLLGDEPLSTANTPGPLRKFGLQGDALQSRDFHFSMDSLLAEGAGLGSGDVPGLTDEEYERYRELLEIKCHLENGNPLGLPFPRAAASHGALDVNRNESAGHELAVLEEELRHLEFKCRNILRAQKMQQLRERCMKAWLLEEESLYDLAAGEPKKHELSDISELPEKSDKDSTSAYNTGESCRSTPLLAEPLPESPLRRAAAAAGNSNLNRTPSGAPGVAQPKAAAPPPLGSPAKFRSLSRDPDVGRRQHSAEERIRHGPKTGVALERVGPEGSPYLSRRHRSPGQEGEHYHSCLQLAAPRGLEDLGPGPLSVAAGPRVGGGATAVAPEAPRMEWKVKVRSDGTRYVAKRPVRDRLLKARALKIREERSGMTTDDDAVSEMKMGRYWSKEERKQHLIRAREQRKRREFMMQSRLECLREQQNGDSKAELNIIALSHRKTMKKRNKKILDNWITIQEMLAHGTRSADGKRVYNPLLSVTTV, from the exons ATGGGATGTAATATGTGCGTGGTCCAGAAGCCGGAGGAGCAGTACAAAGTGATGCTGCAG GTGAACGGGAAGGAGCTCTCCAAGCTGTCTCAGGAGCAGACCCTGGAGGCCCTGCGTGCCTCCAAGGAGCCCCTGGTGATCCAGGTGCTGAGACGCAGTCCCCGCCTCCGGGGGGATGGCTCCTGCCACGACTTGCAGCTGGTGGACAGTGGCACTCAGACGGACATCACCTTCGAGCATATTATGGCACTGGGCAAGCTGCGCCCACCCACCCCGCCCATGGTCATCCTGGAGCCGTTCGTCCCGTCTGAGCT CCCCCCCATCAGTCATGAGTATTATGACCCAGCGGAGTTCATGGAGGGCGGCCCGCAGGAGGCAGACCGGATGGATGAGCTGGAGTACGAG GAGGTAGAGCTGTATAAAAGTAGCCACCGGGACAAGCTGGGCCTGATGGTCTGCTACCGCACAGATGAGGAGGAGGACCTGGGCATCTACGTGGGAGAG GTGAATCCCAACAgcattgcagccaaagatggccGGATCCGTGAGGGAGACCGTATCATCCAG ATAAACGGCGTGGATGTCCAGAATCGGGAGGAAGCGGTGGCCATCCTAAGCCAGGAGGAGAACACCAACATCTCTCTGCTGGTGGCCCGGCCCGAGAGCCAG CTGGCAAAGCGCTGGAAAGACAGTGACCGGGACGACTTCCTGGATGACTTTGGCTCTGAGAATGAGGACGACCTGCGGGCGAGGAAGCTGAAATCCCCCCCGGCCCAGCAG CTTGGACACGAAGAGGAAAAAGGGGCCCCCGAGGCGGGCCCAGGTCTGCACAACAGCCAGGAGCTGGACAGTGGGGTGGGCCGGACAGACGAGAGCACCCGCAATGAGGAGAGCTCCGAGCACGACCTGCTGGGGGACGAGCCCCTGAGCACTGCCAACACACCTGGGCCCTTGCGCAAATTTGGCCTGCAAGGGGATGCCCTACAGAGCCGTGACTTCCACTTTAGCATGGACTCCTTGCTGGCCGAGGGCGCGGGGCTGGGCAGCGGTGACGTGCCAGGCCTCACGGACGAGGAGTACGAGCGCTACCGTGAGCTGTTGGAGATCAAATGTCAcctggagaatggcaacccactgggcCTGCCTTTCCCCCGGGCTGCAGCCAGCCACGGTGCCCTGGATGTCAACCGCAACGAGAGTGCCGGCCATGAGCTGGCAGTGCTGGAGGAGGAGCTGCGGCACCTGGAGTTCAAGTGCCGCAACATCTTGCGGGCGCAGAAGATGCAGCAGCTGCGGGAGCGCTGCATGAAGGCCTGGCTGCTGGAGGAGGAGAGCCTGTACGACCTGGCGGCTGGTGAGCCCAAGAAGCACGAGCTGTCTGACATCTCCGAGCTGCCGGAGAAGTCAGACAAGGACAGCACCAGCGCCTACAACACGGGTGAGAGCTGCCGCAGCACCCCACTACTGGCCGAGCCCCTGCCTGAGAGCCCCCTGCGGCGGGCAGCCGCAGCGGCGGGCAACTCCAACCTCAACCGGACCCCCTCGGGAGCCCCTGGCGTCGCCCAGCCCAAGGCCGCTGCCCCCCCTCCCCTGGGGAGCCCCGCCAAGTTCCGATCCCTCTCCCGGGATCCCGACGTGGGCCGGAGACAGCACTCGGCTGAAGAGCGGATCCGCCATGGCCCCAAGACAGGGGTGGCCCTGGAGCGTGTGGGCCCTGAAGGCAGCCCCTACCTGTCGCGGCGCCACCGCAGCCCAGGCCAGGAGGGCGAGCACTACCACAGCTGCCTGCAGCTGGCTGCCCCACGCGGCCTTGAAGATCTGGGCCCCGGCCCCTTGAGTGTGGCCGCCGGCCCCCGGGTGGGTGGGGGGGCCACGGCTGTGGCCCCCGAAGCGCCCCGCATGGAGTGGAAGGTCAAGGTGCGCAGCGATGGGACCCGCTACGTGGCCAAGCGACCGGTGCGCGACCGCCTCCTGAAAGCCCGGGCCCTGAAGATCCGCGAGGAGCGCAGTGGCATGACCACCGATGATGATGCGGTGAGCGAGATGAAGATGGGCCGCTACTGGAGCAAGGAAGAGCGGAAGCAGCACCTGATCCGGGCCCGGGAGCAGCGGAAGCGGCGCGAGTTCATGATGCAGAGCCGGCTGGAGTGCCTGCGGGAGCAGCAGAACGGAGACAGCAAGGCCGAGCTCAACATCATCGCTCTGAGCCACCGCAAGACCATGAAGAAACGAAACAAGAAGATCCTGGACAACTGGATCACCATCCAGGAGATGCTGGCCCATGGCACGCGTTCGGCTGACGGCAAGCGGGTCTACAACCCTCTGCTCTCGGTCACCACCGTGTGA
- the PDZD4 gene encoding PDZ domain-containing protein 4 isoform X2 — MGCNMCVVQKPEEQYKVMLQVNGKELSKLSQEQTLEALRASKEPLVIQVLRRSPRLRGDGSCHDLQLVDSGTQTDITFEHIMALGKLRPPTPPMVILEPPPISHEYYDPAEFMEGGPQEADRMDELEYEEVELYKSSHRDKLGLMVCYRTDEEEDLGIYVGEVNPNSIAAKDGRIREGDRIIQINGVDVQNREEAVAILSQEENTNISLLVARPESQLAKRWKDSDRDDFLDDFGSENEDDLRARKLKSPPAQQLGHEEEKGAPEAGPGLHNSQELDSGVGRTDESTRNEESSEHDLLGDEPLSTANTPGPLRKFGLQGDALQSRDFHFSMDSLLAEGAGLGSGDVPGLTDEEYERYRELLEIKCHLENGNPLGLPFPRAAASHGALDVNRNESAGHELAVLEEELRHLEFKCRNILRAQKMQQLRERCMKAWLLEEESLYDLAAGEPKKHELSDISELPEKSDKDSTSAYNTGESCRSTPLLAEPLPESPLRRAAAAAGNSNLNRTPSGAPGVAQPKAAAPPPLGSPAKFRSLSRDPDVGRRQHSAEERIRHGPKTGVALERVGPEGSPYLSRRHRSPGQEGEHYHSCLQLAAPRGLEDLGPGPLSVAAGPRVGGGATAVAPEAPRMEWKVKVRSDGTRYVAKRPVRDRLLKARALKIREERSGMTTDDDAVSEMKMGRYWSKEERKQHLIRAREQRKRREFMMQSRLECLREQQNGDSKAELNIIALSHRKTMKKRNKKILDNWITIQEMLAHGTRSADGKRVYNPLLSVTTV, encoded by the exons ATGGGATGTAATATGTGCGTGGTCCAGAAGCCGGAGGAGCAGTACAAAGTGATGCTGCAG GTGAACGGGAAGGAGCTCTCCAAGCTGTCTCAGGAGCAGACCCTGGAGGCCCTGCGTGCCTCCAAGGAGCCCCTGGTGATCCAGGTGCTGAGACGCAGTCCCCGCCTCCGGGGGGATGGCTCCTGCCACGACTTGCAGCTGGTGGACAGTGGCACTCAGACGGACATCACCTTCGAGCATATTATGGCACTGGGCAAGCTGCGCCCACCCACCCCGCCCATGGTCATCCTGGAGCC CCCCCCCATCAGTCATGAGTATTATGACCCAGCGGAGTTCATGGAGGGCGGCCCGCAGGAGGCAGACCGGATGGATGAGCTGGAGTACGAG GAGGTAGAGCTGTATAAAAGTAGCCACCGGGACAAGCTGGGCCTGATGGTCTGCTACCGCACAGATGAGGAGGAGGACCTGGGCATCTACGTGGGAGAG GTGAATCCCAACAgcattgcagccaaagatggccGGATCCGTGAGGGAGACCGTATCATCCAG ATAAACGGCGTGGATGTCCAGAATCGGGAGGAAGCGGTGGCCATCCTAAGCCAGGAGGAGAACACCAACATCTCTCTGCTGGTGGCCCGGCCCGAGAGCCAG CTGGCAAAGCGCTGGAAAGACAGTGACCGGGACGACTTCCTGGATGACTTTGGCTCTGAGAATGAGGACGACCTGCGGGCGAGGAAGCTGAAATCCCCCCCGGCCCAGCAG CTTGGACACGAAGAGGAAAAAGGGGCCCCCGAGGCGGGCCCAGGTCTGCACAACAGCCAGGAGCTGGACAGTGGGGTGGGCCGGACAGACGAGAGCACCCGCAATGAGGAGAGCTCCGAGCACGACCTGCTGGGGGACGAGCCCCTGAGCACTGCCAACACACCTGGGCCCTTGCGCAAATTTGGCCTGCAAGGGGATGCCCTACAGAGCCGTGACTTCCACTTTAGCATGGACTCCTTGCTGGCCGAGGGCGCGGGGCTGGGCAGCGGTGACGTGCCAGGCCTCACGGACGAGGAGTACGAGCGCTACCGTGAGCTGTTGGAGATCAAATGTCAcctggagaatggcaacccactgggcCTGCCTTTCCCCCGGGCTGCAGCCAGCCACGGTGCCCTGGATGTCAACCGCAACGAGAGTGCCGGCCATGAGCTGGCAGTGCTGGAGGAGGAGCTGCGGCACCTGGAGTTCAAGTGCCGCAACATCTTGCGGGCGCAGAAGATGCAGCAGCTGCGGGAGCGCTGCATGAAGGCCTGGCTGCTGGAGGAGGAGAGCCTGTACGACCTGGCGGCTGGTGAGCCCAAGAAGCACGAGCTGTCTGACATCTCCGAGCTGCCGGAGAAGTCAGACAAGGACAGCACCAGCGCCTACAACACGGGTGAGAGCTGCCGCAGCACCCCACTACTGGCCGAGCCCCTGCCTGAGAGCCCCCTGCGGCGGGCAGCCGCAGCGGCGGGCAACTCCAACCTCAACCGGACCCCCTCGGGAGCCCCTGGCGTCGCCCAGCCCAAGGCCGCTGCCCCCCCTCCCCTGGGGAGCCCCGCCAAGTTCCGATCCCTCTCCCGGGATCCCGACGTGGGCCGGAGACAGCACTCGGCTGAAGAGCGGATCCGCCATGGCCCCAAGACAGGGGTGGCCCTGGAGCGTGTGGGCCCTGAAGGCAGCCCCTACCTGTCGCGGCGCCACCGCAGCCCAGGCCAGGAGGGCGAGCACTACCACAGCTGCCTGCAGCTGGCTGCCCCACGCGGCCTTGAAGATCTGGGCCCCGGCCCCTTGAGTGTGGCCGCCGGCCCCCGGGTGGGTGGGGGGGCCACGGCTGTGGCCCCCGAAGCGCCCCGCATGGAGTGGAAGGTCAAGGTGCGCAGCGATGGGACCCGCTACGTGGCCAAGCGACCGGTGCGCGACCGCCTCCTGAAAGCCCGGGCCCTGAAGATCCGCGAGGAGCGCAGTGGCATGACCACCGATGATGATGCGGTGAGCGAGATGAAGATGGGCCGCTACTGGAGCAAGGAAGAGCGGAAGCAGCACCTGATCCGGGCCCGGGAGCAGCGGAAGCGGCGCGAGTTCATGATGCAGAGCCGGCTGGAGTGCCTGCGGGAGCAGCAGAACGGAGACAGCAAGGCCGAGCTCAACATCATCGCTCTGAGCCACCGCAAGACCATGAAGAAACGAAACAAGAAGATCCTGGACAACTGGATCACCATCCAGGAGATGCTGGCCCATGGCACGCGTTCGGCTGACGGCAAGCGGGTCTACAACCCTCTGCTCTCGGTCACCACCGTGTGA
- the PDZD4 gene encoding PDZ domain-containing protein 4 isoform X3 gives MGCNMCVVQKPEEQYKVMLQEVELYKSSHRDKLGLMVCYRTDEEEDLGIYVGEVNPNSIAAKDGRIREGDRIIQINGVDVQNREEAVAILSQEENTNISLLVARPESQLAKRWKDSDRDDFLDDFGSENEDDLRARKLKSPPAQQLGHEEEKGAPEAGPGLHNSQELDSGVGRTDESTRNEESSEHDLLGDEPLSTANTPGPLRKFGLQGDALQSRDFHFSMDSLLAEGAGLGSGDVPGLTDEEYERYRELLEIKCHLENGNPLGLPFPRAAASHGALDVNRNESAGHELAVLEEELRHLEFKCRNILRAQKMQQLRERCMKAWLLEEESLYDLAAGEPKKHELSDISELPEKSDKDSTSAYNTGESCRSTPLLAEPLPESPLRRAAAAAGNSNLNRTPSGAPGVAQPKAAAPPPLGSPAKFRSLSRDPDVGRRQHSAEERIRHGPKTGVALERVGPEGSPYLSRRHRSPGQEGEHYHSCLQLAAPRGLEDLGPGPLSVAAGPRVGGGATAVAPEAPRMEWKVKVRSDGTRYVAKRPVRDRLLKARALKIREERSGMTTDDDAVSEMKMGRYWSKEERKQHLIRAREQRKRREFMMQSRLECLREQQNGDSKAELNIIALSHRKTMKKRNKKILDNWITIQEMLAHGTRSADGKRVYNPLLSVTTV, from the exons ATGGGATGTAATATGTGCGTGGTCCAGAAGCCGGAGGAGCAGTACAAAGTGATGCTGCAG GAGGTAGAGCTGTATAAAAGTAGCCACCGGGACAAGCTGGGCCTGATGGTCTGCTACCGCACAGATGAGGAGGAGGACCTGGGCATCTACGTGGGAGAG GTGAATCCCAACAgcattgcagccaaagatggccGGATCCGTGAGGGAGACCGTATCATCCAG ATAAACGGCGTGGATGTCCAGAATCGGGAGGAAGCGGTGGCCATCCTAAGCCAGGAGGAGAACACCAACATCTCTCTGCTGGTGGCCCGGCCCGAGAGCCAG CTGGCAAAGCGCTGGAAAGACAGTGACCGGGACGACTTCCTGGATGACTTTGGCTCTGAGAATGAGGACGACCTGCGGGCGAGGAAGCTGAAATCCCCCCCGGCCCAGCAG CTTGGACACGAAGAGGAAAAAGGGGCCCCCGAGGCGGGCCCAGGTCTGCACAACAGCCAGGAGCTGGACAGTGGGGTGGGCCGGACAGACGAGAGCACCCGCAATGAGGAGAGCTCCGAGCACGACCTGCTGGGGGACGAGCCCCTGAGCACTGCCAACACACCTGGGCCCTTGCGCAAATTTGGCCTGCAAGGGGATGCCCTACAGAGCCGTGACTTCCACTTTAGCATGGACTCCTTGCTGGCCGAGGGCGCGGGGCTGGGCAGCGGTGACGTGCCAGGCCTCACGGACGAGGAGTACGAGCGCTACCGTGAGCTGTTGGAGATCAAATGTCAcctggagaatggcaacccactgggcCTGCCTTTCCCCCGGGCTGCAGCCAGCCACGGTGCCCTGGATGTCAACCGCAACGAGAGTGCCGGCCATGAGCTGGCAGTGCTGGAGGAGGAGCTGCGGCACCTGGAGTTCAAGTGCCGCAACATCTTGCGGGCGCAGAAGATGCAGCAGCTGCGGGAGCGCTGCATGAAGGCCTGGCTGCTGGAGGAGGAGAGCCTGTACGACCTGGCGGCTGGTGAGCCCAAGAAGCACGAGCTGTCTGACATCTCCGAGCTGCCGGAGAAGTCAGACAAGGACAGCACCAGCGCCTACAACACGGGTGAGAGCTGCCGCAGCACCCCACTACTGGCCGAGCCCCTGCCTGAGAGCCCCCTGCGGCGGGCAGCCGCAGCGGCGGGCAACTCCAACCTCAACCGGACCCCCTCGGGAGCCCCTGGCGTCGCCCAGCCCAAGGCCGCTGCCCCCCCTCCCCTGGGGAGCCCCGCCAAGTTCCGATCCCTCTCCCGGGATCCCGACGTGGGCCGGAGACAGCACTCGGCTGAAGAGCGGATCCGCCATGGCCCCAAGACAGGGGTGGCCCTGGAGCGTGTGGGCCCTGAAGGCAGCCCCTACCTGTCGCGGCGCCACCGCAGCCCAGGCCAGGAGGGCGAGCACTACCACAGCTGCCTGCAGCTGGCTGCCCCACGCGGCCTTGAAGATCTGGGCCCCGGCCCCTTGAGTGTGGCCGCCGGCCCCCGGGTGGGTGGGGGGGCCACGGCTGTGGCCCCCGAAGCGCCCCGCATGGAGTGGAAGGTCAAGGTGCGCAGCGATGGGACCCGCTACGTGGCCAAGCGACCGGTGCGCGACCGCCTCCTGAAAGCCCGGGCCCTGAAGATCCGCGAGGAGCGCAGTGGCATGACCACCGATGATGATGCGGTGAGCGAGATGAAGATGGGCCGCTACTGGAGCAAGGAAGAGCGGAAGCAGCACCTGATCCGGGCCCGGGAGCAGCGGAAGCGGCGCGAGTTCATGATGCAGAGCCGGCTGGAGTGCCTGCGGGAGCAGCAGAACGGAGACAGCAAGGCCGAGCTCAACATCATCGCTCTGAGCCACCGCAAGACCATGAAGAAACGAAACAAGAAGATCCTGGACAACTGGATCACCATCCAGGAGATGCTGGCCCATGGCACGCGTTCGGCTGACGGCAAGCGGGTCTACAACCCTCTGCTCTCGGTCACCACCGTGTGA